The sequence GCAGAGCAAGCAGCTGAAATGGCCGCTGAGCGGCGAGGCGCAGTATCAGGTCAACGATTTCCGCCTGCGCTTTAACGGCAAGGCGACCGACTACGCGCTGTCGACGCGCGCCAATCTGAAAGGCCAGGACTTGCCGCCTGCGGTGCTGACGCTGGACGGCAAAGGCAACGTCGAGCAGTTCAAGCTGGAGCGCCTGCGCCTGGCTGCGCTGCAGGGCAATACCGATCTCACCGCGCTGGTGGACTGGAGCAAGGCCATCAGCTGGACCTCGCAATTGACGCTGAGCGGCATCAATACCGCCAAGCAGTGGCCGGAATGGCCGGCGAAACTCGACGGCAAGATCACCACGCGCGGCAGCCTGCACGGCGGCAGCTGGCAGCTGCAGGTGCCGGTGCTGCAGCTGGACGGCAACGTGAAGCAGAACAAGGTCACGGCGCGCGGTACGCTGAGCGGCAACGCCGCCGGGCAGTGGAAAATCCCCGGCATCGATCTGGCGTTGGGGCGTAACCAACTGAACGTCAAAGGGCAGCTGGACGAGAAGAGCTGGAACCTGGACGCCAACATCGACGCGCCGCGTCTGGACGGCGCGCTGCCGGGCCTGGGCGGCACCGCCAAAGGGCTGCTGAAGCTGCGCGGCAATCTGCAGGCGCCGCAGCTGCTGGCTGATTTGACCGCATCCGGCCTGCAGTGGCAGGCGCTGCGCATCAACCGCGTGAAAATAGACGGCGACGTGCGCTCCACGGATCAGATTCAGGGGCAGTTGGCGGTACGCGTCGAGCAGCTGAAGCAGGATGCGCTGGAGGTCAGCCTGCTGACCCTCGACGCCAAGGGCAGCGAGAAGCAGCACCAGCTGCAGCTGAAGATCGACGGCAAACCGGTCTCCGGCCAGCTGGCGCTGCAGGGCAGTTTCGATCGCCAGCAGCAGCGCTGGCGCGGCAATCTGAACAACACTCGCTTCAATACGCCGGTCGGGGAATGGCGCCTGACGCGCGCCATCGCGCTGGACTACCTGAACACCGAGCAGAAAATCAGCGTCGGGCCGCACTGTTGGCAGAACCCGAACGCCGAGCTGTGCGTGCCCAAGACCATTGAAGCCGGCCAGAGCGGCCAGGCCAGCGTGGTGCTCAACCGGTTCGATCTGGCGATGATCAAGCCGTTCCTCGGCCCGGAAACTGCCCTGAGCGGGGTGTTCACCGGCCGGGCCGACGTCAGCTGGAAACCGGGCGGCGCGCTGCCGGAGGCGAAAGTCACGCTGGCCGGCAACGGCGTCAAAGTGGTGCAGCAGGTGCAGGGCAACGCGCTGCCGATCGCCTTCGACACGCTGACCCTCAACGCCGGCCTGAACAACGGTCGCGCGCTGGCCGACTGGCGGATCAAGCTGACCAACAACGGCCAGTTCGACGGCAATATCCAGGTGGCGGATCCGCAGGTGCGGCGCACCATCAGCGGCAACGTCAATATCACCAACATCTCACTGGCGCTGATCAACCCGGCGCTGATGAAGGGCGAAAGCGCGGCGGGCATGCTGAACGCCAACCTGCGCCTGGGCGGCAGCGCGCAGAAGCCGCTGGTGTTCGGGCGCCTGGCGTTGGATCGGGCGAAGGTGCAGGGGCACTGGATGCCGTTCGATATGACCGACGCGCGGCTGGCGGTGAATTTCAACGGCATGACCTCGACGCTGGAAGGGCTGCTCAGCACCACGCGCGGCCAGCTGAATCTGGCGGGCGACGCCGACTGGCGTGATATCAACGCCTGGCGTGCGCGCATTGCCGCCAAGGGCGATAAGCTGCGGGTGACGGTGCCGCCGATGATCCGCATCGACGTGTCGCCGGATCTGGTGTTCGAAGCCACGCCGCAGCTGTTCTCGCTCAACGGCAAGGTCGACATTCCGTGGGCGCGCATCACGGTGCAGGAGCTGCCGGAAAGCGCGGTGGGAGTCTCTTCCGACGAGGTGATGCTGGACGACCAGCTGAAGCCGATTCAACCGAAGACCGCCTCGATCCCGATCAACAGCAATCTGATGATCCACGTCGGCAATGACGTGCGGCTGGACGCTTTTGGTCTCAAGGCCCGCCTGAAGGGCGACCTGAAGGTGGTGCAGGACAAGAAAGGGCTGGGCCTTAACGGCCAGATTGACATCCCTTCCGGCCGCTTCCATGCTTATGGTCAGGATTTGATCGTGCGTAAAGGGCAGCTGATGTTCTCCGGCCCGCCGGATCAGCCGCTGCTGAATATCGAGGCGATCCGCAACCCGGAATCCACCGAGGACGATGTGACCGCCGGCGTGCGCGTGACCGGCCTGGCGGATGCGCCGAAGCTGGAAGTGTTCTCCGATCCGGCCAAATCGCAACAGGAAGCCCTGTCTTATCTGCTGCGCGGCCAGGGCTTGAGCAGCTCCGGCGCCGACGGCAACGCCATGACCTCGATGTTAATCGGCATGGGGGTTGCACAAAGTGGTCAACTTGTGGGTAAAATCGGCGAGGCATTCGGCGTAAGTAATTTGGCTCTGGACACTCAGGGGGTTGGCGACAGTTCCCAGGTTGTCGTGAGCGGCTATGTTCTCCCAGGCTTACAAGTAAAATATGGGGTGGGCATCTTCGACTCCTTGGCCACGCTGACGTTGCGTTATCGCCTGATGCCTAAGTTGTATCTTGAAGCGGTGTCTGGTCTCGACCAGGCATTAGATTTGCTCTATCAGTTTGAGTTTTAGCGATGCGAATAATTGTCTACGGCAGTTTACGGCGCAAACAGGGAAACAGCCATTGGATGACCAACGCCCAATGGCTCGGCGAGCACGAGCTCGAAGGCTATCAGATTTATAATCTGGGCCATTACCCGGCGGCGATCCCTGGAGAGGGCACGATACATTGCGAGGTGTATCGTATTAACTCATCGATTCTGGCAGAGCTGGACGAACTGAAAAGCAACACCAAGGACTATAAGCGCGAGCTGATTCAGACGCCTTATGGGAGTGCGTGGATCTACCTGTACAAACACAGCGTGGACGGTTACCCGCGAATTACCAGCGGTGACTGGCTGAAGCGTCTCGACGATCAGTAATAAAAAAAACACCGCTCAATGAGCGGTGTTTTTTCATCGGACGGCGGCGAGAATTACTTCTTGGCAGCGCGTTCGAAGGAGGCGATGATTTCCGCTTTAGCTGCGGCAGCGTCTGCCCAGCCTTCCACTTTCACCCATTTGCCTTTTTCCAGATCTTTGTAGTGCTCGAAGAAGTGAGCGATCTGGGCTTTCAGCAGTTCTGGCAGGTCGTTCACGTCTTTCACGTGATCGTACTCTTTGGTCAGCTTGCTGTGCGGTACCGCAACCAGCTTGGCGTCTTCACCGGCTTCGTCGGTCATCTTCAGCACGCCAACCGGACGGCAGCGGATTACGGAGCCCGGCTGCAGCGGGTATGGGGTTGGGACCAGCACGTCAACCGGATCACCGTCCAGAGACAGGGTGTGGTTGATGTAGCCGTAGTTGCACGGGTAGAACATCGCGGTGGACATGAAACGGTCAACGAACAGCGCGCCGGTTTCTTTGTCGATTTCGTATTTGATTGGATCGGCGTTGGCCGGGATTTCGATTACTACGTAGATATCTTCCGGCAGGTCTTTGCCAGCAGGGACCAGATTCAAGCTCATGTCGGTTTCCTTTAATCATCAAACCAGAAATGGAGTGGCGGCTATTATAGCGGACTCTTTTGCGATTTCCTGCCCTTTTCATCGTCGAAAACCCAGTGCGCTGGCGCACGGAGAATTTCCAGATTAATCCCGCCGCGGCATGAAGTTTTGCCTCCGCCTGCCGATAACTTCAACAAACAATAATGAGCCAGCAAAGCTGGCTCCGCGTTTTGCCACCCCTACTACGTCTGATCTCACTATTCTGAAGCCGGGAAGAACTCATGCTAAAAAAGATTACGGTGAAGGCTGGGCTGATCGCCCTGCTGAGCCTGATGACCATGCTGCTGATCATGGTCAGCGTTATTGGCGTCAACGCGATTAACGAAGGATCGCGCTCGATCCATACCTTAAACCAGATCCTCGGCGAAGAGCTGGGCTCGCTGGCCAACAGCTCCAACCTGACGCTGCGCGCCAGAACCGCCGCCTCGCTGGCGGTGCGCCAACGGGAGATCGGCCAGACTGATGTCTCCGACGCCACCGTGAGCCGCATCTACGGTTACCTCGAGCAGTCGAACAAGGAAATGGCGCGCTTTGTCGGCGTCGGCACCGTGACCGAGCGCGGCCGCGAACTCTCCAACCGCCTGCAAAACAGCTACCGCGCCTATCTGGATCAGGGCGTGAAGCCGATGGCCGCCGCTATCAAGGCCGGCAAAATCGATGAGTATTATCACATTCAGGAAACGCGCATCTCCGCGTTGAGCATCGCGTTCGAAAAGGATCTCAGCGATTTCCGCAGCTTCGCCATGAAGCTCGGCGCGCAGCAGGTGTATGACGCGGAAAGCAACGCCAGCACCAAGATCTCGCTGATCGTGGTGGCGGGGCTGCTCAGCGTGCTGCTGGCGGTGCTGGCCTGGTTCGCGCTGCGGGTGATCATTCTGCGCCCGCTGGACGAGTCCATCGCGCAGCTGGAACACATCGCCGGCGGCGATCTGACCCATGAGATCCGCGGCGAGGGCGATACCGAGATGGGCCGCCTGGTGCGGGCGATGCAGCGCATGCAGCAGGCGCTGGCCAGTTCGGTCAGCAAAGTGCGCGACGCCAGCAGCCAGATTGACACCGGTTCACGCGAACTGGCGGCCGGCAACCTGCATCTGGCGCAGCGCACCGAAGAATCGGCCGCTTCGCTGGAAGAAACCGCCGCCAGCATGGAACAGCTGACCTCGACGGTGAAAATGAACGCCGAGAACTGCGAACAGGCCAACCAGCTGGCGCTGAGCGTGTCCGATATCGCCAACCAGGGCAGCGAGGTGGTCAGCCAGGTGATGAGCAAGATGCAGGCGATCACCGACAGCTCGCGCCGCATCGCCGACATCATCAGCGTGATGGACGGCATCGCCTTCCAGACCAATATCCTGGCGCTGAACGCGGCGGTGGAAGCGGCGCGCGCCGGCGAACAGGGCCGAGGTTTTGCGGTAGTGGCCGGTGAAGTGCGCAATCTGGCGCAGCGCAGCGCCCAGTCGGCGAAAGAGATCAAAGGATTGATCGAAGCCTCGCAGAACCGGGTGCAGGAAGGCGAGCAGATGGTGGAGTCGGCGGCGCAGACCATGAGCGGCATTACCGGCGAAGTGGGCCGGGTGACGGCGCTGATGCGTGAGATCTCGGCGGCGACGCGCGAACAAAGCAGCGGTATCGAACAGGTGAACCTGGCGGTGGCGCAGATGGATCAGGTGGCGCAGCAGAATGCGGCACTGGTGGAAGAGTCGGCGGCGGCGACGCGCTCGCTGGAAGATCAGGCTCAGCTGCTGGCGCAGAGCATGGCGGCGTTCAAGCTGTAAGGCGATAAGGGTTCGGCGCGGCGCCGAACCCTTGCAAAGAACGCGTTACTCGTCCGGGTTTTCGGCGATGAAGCGTTCCGCGTCTTCTACCATCGACTTGGTGCCGACGAAGAATGGCGCGCGCTGGTGCAGTTTCACCGGCGTGATGTCCAGAATGCGGTTTTTGCCGTCGCTGGCCTTACCGCCGGCCTGTTCGGCCAGGAACGCCATCGGGTTGCATTCGTACAGCAGGCGCAGCTTGCCTTGCGGGTGGCTGGCGGTGCTTGGGTAGATGTAGATGCCGCCTTTCAGCAGGTTGCGGTGGAAGTCCGCCACCAGAGAACCGATGTAGCGCGAGGTGTAAGGGCGCTGCGTCGCTTCATCCTGCTCCTGGCAGTATTTGATGTATTTCTTCACGCCGAGAGGGAACTTGATGTAGTTGCCTTCGTTGATGGAATACATGTTGCCGCTCGCCGGGAAGCGCACTTTCTCGTGGGAGAGGCAGAATACGCCCAGAGACGGGTCGTAGGTGAAGGCGTGGACGCCGTAACCGGTGGTGTACACCAGCATGGTGGACGAACCGTAAACCACATAACCCGCTGCGACCTGGGCGCTGCCCGGCTGCAGGAAGTCTTCTTCGGTCACCGGCGTGCCGACCGGCGTGATGCGACGGTAGATAGAGAAAATCGTACCGACCGAGACGTTGACATCGATGTTGGACGAACCGTCCAACGGATCCATCAAAACGACATACTTGGCATTTTCAGCTCGCTCGCCGTCGAATATCACGATTTCATCTTCTTCTTCGGAAGCGATACCCGCAACTTCACCACGCGCTTTCAACGCCGCTTTCAGTTTTTCGTTCGCGTACAGGTCCAGTTTCATCTGAACTTCGCCCTGTACGTTGGACACCCCGCTGGTGCCCAG comes from Serratia sarumanii and encodes:
- a CDS encoding gamma-glutamylcyclotransferase, which codes for MRIIVYGSLRRKQGNSHWMTNAQWLGEHELEGYQIYNLGHYPAAIPGEGTIHCEVYRINSSILAELDELKSNTKDYKRELIQTPYGSAWIYLYKHSVDGYPRITSGDWLKRLDDQ
- the tamB gene encoding autotransporter assembly complex protein TamB: MSLVKKICLGFLVVLLLLIGGLAFLIGTTTGLHMVINGAARWVPGLEIAGVSGGWRDLTLKGVKYQMPGVTVNAGQFHLSLDLSCFKRSSLCVNALTAQDVDVAVNTKEMAPSAPVEESSEPITNLSTPYPITLRLLALNNVKVTVDDTAISLAEFRTGAQWQERALTLMPTKIGSLLIALPKTPQNPLPEAVQPAVEVAKKVGEQVTDAAKPAPQPEEKPLGETLKELFAKPLLPDLPDIRLPLDITVKEISGEQLRLTGDTDVLITSLLLQASTQDQHIQLDNFDVKSPQGTLSLQGQATLTGDWPVSLTANSALNIEPLKGEKVKLNVGGGLRDELKVALNLSGPVGAQLDVQTRLAEAGLPLALTLQSKQLKWPLSGEAQYQVNDFRLRFNGKATDYALSTRANLKGQDLPPAVLTLDGKGNVEQFKLERLRLAALQGNTDLTALVDWSKAISWTSQLTLSGINTAKQWPEWPAKLDGKITTRGSLHGGSWQLQVPVLQLDGNVKQNKVTARGTLSGNAAGQWKIPGIDLALGRNQLNVKGQLDEKSWNLDANIDAPRLDGALPGLGGTAKGLLKLRGNLQAPQLLADLTASGLQWQALRINRVKIDGDVRSTDQIQGQLAVRVEQLKQDALEVSLLTLDAKGSEKQHQLQLKIDGKPVSGQLALQGSFDRQQQRWRGNLNNTRFNTPVGEWRLTRAIALDYLNTEQKISVGPHCWQNPNAELCVPKTIEAGQSGQASVVLNRFDLAMIKPFLGPETALSGVFTGRADVSWKPGGALPEAKVTLAGNGVKVVQQVQGNALPIAFDTLTLNAGLNNGRALADWRIKLTNNGQFDGNIQVADPQVRRTISGNVNITNISLALINPALMKGESAAGMLNANLRLGGSAQKPLVFGRLALDRAKVQGHWMPFDMTDARLAVNFNGMTSTLEGLLSTTRGQLNLAGDADWRDINAWRARIAAKGDKLRVTVPPMIRIDVSPDLVFEATPQLFSLNGKVDIPWARITVQELPESAVGVSSDEVMLDDQLKPIQPKTASIPINSNLMIHVGNDVRLDAFGLKARLKGDLKVVQDKKGLGLNGQIDIPSGRFHAYGQDLIVRKGQLMFSGPPDQPLLNIEAIRNPESTEDDVTAGVRVTGLADAPKLEVFSDPAKSQQEALSYLLRGQGLSSSGADGNAMTSMLIGMGVAQSGQLVGKIGEAFGVSNLALDTQGVGDSSQVVVSGYVLPGLQVKYGVGIFDSLATLTLRYRLMPKLYLEAVSGLDQALDLLYQFEF
- the ppa gene encoding inorganic diphosphatase — translated: MSLNLVPAGKDLPEDIYVVIEIPANADPIKYEIDKETGALFVDRFMSTAMFYPCNYGYINHTLSLDGDPVDVLVPTPYPLQPGSVIRCRPVGVLKMTDEAGEDAKLVAVPHSKLTKEYDHVKDVNDLPELLKAQIAHFFEHYKDLEKGKWVKVEGWADAAAAKAEIIASFERAAKK
- a CDS encoding methyl-accepting chemotaxis protein is translated as MLKKITVKAGLIALLSLMTMLLIMVSVIGVNAINEGSRSIHTLNQILGEELGSLANSSNLTLRARTAASLAVRQREIGQTDVSDATVSRIYGYLEQSNKEMARFVGVGTVTERGRELSNRLQNSYRAYLDQGVKPMAAAIKAGKIDEYYHIQETRISALSIAFEKDLSDFRSFAMKLGAQQVYDAESNASTKISLIVVAGLLSVLLAVLAWFALRVIILRPLDESIAQLEHIAGGDLTHEIRGEGDTEMGRLVRAMQRMQQALASSVSKVRDASSQIDTGSRELAAGNLHLAQRTEESAASLEETAASMEQLTSTVKMNAENCEQANQLALSVSDIANQGSEVVSQVMSKMQAITDSSRRIADIISVMDGIAFQTNILALNAAVEAARAGEQGRGFAVVAGEVRNLAQRSAQSAKEIKGLIEASQNRVQEGEQMVESAAQTMSGITGEVGRVTALMREISAATREQSSGIEQVNLAVAQMDQVAQQNAALVEESAAATRSLEDQAQLLAQSMAAFKL
- the fbp gene encoding class 1 fructose-bisphosphatase, yielding MKTLGEFIVEKQHDFSHATGELTALLSAIKLGAKIIHRDINKAGLVDILGTSGVSNVQGEVQMKLDLYANEKLKAALKARGEVAGIASEEEDEIVIFDGERAENAKYVVLMDPLDGSSNIDVNVSVGTIFSIYRRITPVGTPVTEEDFLQPGSAQVAAGYVVYGSSTMLVYTTGYGVHAFTYDPSLGVFCLSHEKVRFPASGNMYSINEGNYIKFPLGVKKYIKYCQEQDEATQRPYTSRYIGSLVADFHRNLLKGGIYIYPSTASHPQGKLRLLYECNPMAFLAEQAGGKASDGKNRILDITPVKLHQRAPFFVGTKSMVEDAERFIAENPDE